A single window of Candidatus Thermoplasmatota archaeon DNA harbors:
- a CDS encoding cob(I)yrinic acid a,c-diamide adenosyltransferase, protein MRCRSSERRNAEMNTMQGYVYVYSGKGYGRTLVAIGHGLRCAGSGLKVYMIRFVDGNIYSELNAVINIPNFEIARFGRENFRGKETLQEIDFKLARQGLEHAKETISSGKYDVVILDEITTAIDFKLIALEEILKLINSRESTELVLTGRFSVPQIVKIADFAVELIDMKHPCDRELLAKVGIDYHRYMKNLGYSDDEIVSIEEQERDVK, encoded by the coding sequence CAAGGATATGTGTATGTTTATAGCGGTAAAGGTTACGGCAGAACGTTAGTAGCTATCGGTCATGGGCTAAGATGCGCAGGTAGCGGATTGAAAGTCTATATGATTAGATTTGTAGATGGCAATATTTACAGCGAGTTGAATGCTGTAATAAACATACCTAACTTTGAAATTGCGCGATTCGGTAGAGAGAATTTTAGAGGTAAGGAAACTCTTCAAGAAATAGATTTTAAGTTAGCAAGACAGGGCTTAGAGCATGCTAAAGAGACAATTTCCAGTGGAAAATACGATGTGGTTATTCTTGACGAAATAACTACTGCTATAGATTTTAAACTCATTGCTCTAGAAGAAATTCTAAAACTTATCAATAGCAGGGAGAGTACTGAACTAGTATTAACGGGCAGATTTTCGGTTCCACAAATTGTAAAAATTGCTGATTTTGCAGTTGAACTTATAGATATGAAACATCCATGCGACAGAGAGCTACTTGCCAAGGTGGGTATTGATTATCATCGGTATATGAAAAATTTGGGTTATTCTGATGATGAGATTGTTAGTATTGAGGAACAAGAGAGGGATGTGAAATGA